In the genome of Dermacentor albipictus isolate Rhodes 1998 colony unplaced genomic scaffold, USDA_Dalb.pri_finalv2 scaffold_74, whole genome shotgun sequence, one region contains:
- the LOC135916365 gene encoding uncharacterized protein, with product MFSAPKDLSAPGRGAAQASASSNDYRVVIPRLPTGKLVVDSVFLHADLSGRPYRAQDFRDALRNVIDLKEISSIGQFQMSHVWMVTCKSSITKSKLVTCGELSVKGRRCLVIDPEPTEVKMKLLWLPERLADDYIREALQAYGKVKSISAESWRVSEMEQMRNLNRDVVLTLADGVGVGDVPHLLHVCGVQSLVLIPGRPPLCLRCNKVGHIRRNCRTPRCEACRRFGHTDEECVVTYADKLRHRTRPPEESLQEHIMDVTEVLDATGDVPSSANTSCASKAPLHVEDNDIAEPPVEKESSEEKEVPATTQTVPVQPANETAADDSSATPKHVNTCAMLSEERRSSADTSIPKRRATTRSESSTDSETASTTRKARHRKTSTHSGQCRRSRSRRPGEGSEGASPLPSKTDRIEN from the coding sequence atgttctccgctccaaaggatttatcggcccctggccgaggtgctgctcaggcttcagccagcagcaatgactaccgtgttgtgatacctcgtcttcctaccggtaagctggttgtggactccgttttcctgcatgctgacttaagtggtcgaccgtacagagcccaagacttccgagacgcccttcggaacgttattgacctgaaggaaataagttccatcggtcaatttcagatgtcacacgtgtggatggtgacgtgcaaatcatcaattacaaaatcaaagctagtcacgtgcggagaattatccgtaaaaggtagacgctgccTCGTTATTGACCCCGAGCCCACAGAGGTGAAAATGAAGCTTTtatggcttcctgagcgtttggcAGACGATTACATTCGAGAAgcgctccaggcttacgggaaagtgaagtctatatcagcagaaagctggagagtatcggaaaTGGAGCAAATGCGTAACCTAAATCgtgacgtggtgttgactcttgccgatggagtcggcgtgggagacgttccacatctgctacacgtttgtggagtgcagagccttgtattgattccaggccggcccccactttgtctccgctgtaacaaggttgggcacatacgtcgaaactgcagaaccccacgttgtgaagcctgccgacgctttggccacacagatgaagaatgtgttgtgacatacgccgacaagctacgacacaggacaaggcctccagaagaaagcctgcaggaacacataatggatgttactgaggttctcgacgcaacgggagacgttccctcttccgcgaataccagctgtgccagtaaagcccctctacatgttgaagacaatgacatcgcagaaccgcccgtggaaaaggaaagtagcgaagagaaagaagtgcccgCTACTACGCAGACAGTTCCCGTCCAGCCAGCgaatgagacagccgctgatgactCATCTGCTACACCGAAGCACGTCAACACGTGCGCTATGCTGTCAGAAGAGAGACGAAGTAGCGCGGATACgtcaattccgaagcgccgtgcgactaccagatcagaatcaagcacggacagcgagacggccagtaccacaaggaaagcacgTCACCGCAAAACATCGACACACTCAGGACAGTGCCGGCGATCAAGGTCCAGGAGGCCTGGTGAGggttcggagggagcctcaccgttaCCCTCTAAGACCGACCGCATAGAGAATTAG